The genomic interval TTCTCTTCTAAATTTGGCAAAGAACTGAGCGAAGATATTCAACATTTTATGATCAAAACCATGCGCGCACTGATCATTGTGCTGGGTATTATGGCGGTTTTGCAAGAGTGGGGAATCAATGTGAGTGCATTTGTCGCCTCTTTGGGACTGGGAGGTTTAGCCTTTGCACTCGCGGCTAAAGACACTGTTGCTAATCTATTTGGCTCGTTGGTCATTTTTACAGACCGCCCTTTTAAAGTCGGTGATTGGATCGAAACGCCCGCCGTTGAGGGGATGATCGAAGAGATTGGTATTCGCTCCACCAAAATTCGCACCTTCGCACAAGCACTGGTAAGCATGCCCAATGCAACCCTTGCCAATACCCCAATTACCAACTGGTCGCGCATGGGAAAACGGCGTGTAAAAACGCGTTTGGGGCTGACGTACAACACCTCCGTAGAGCAGATGCAGATGATCCTCAAAGAGATTAAAGCGATGCTCAAAAAACATCCTGACATTCACCAAGAGACGATTTTAGTCAGTTTTGATGAGTTTGATAACAGTGCTTTGAGTATTTTCCTCTATTTTTTCACCAAGACAACCGTTTGGTTAGAGTATTTACATGTAAGAGAAGATGTCAATTTTAAAATCATGGAGATAGTCGCGCGTAACGGTGCGCAGTTCGCCTTCCCTTCTCAGACGCTCTATGTCGAGAGTTTACCAAAATAACAGCAAACACAGAGTATAATCAAGTCAATTATGTACTAAAGGTTACTATGAAAAAAATTGCCATTATCGGGCTGCCCAATGTGGGAAAAAGCTCTTTATTTAACCGTATCGCAAAACAGCGCATCGCCATTACGTCTGATTTTAGCGGAACAACGCGCGACATCAAATCGCATCAAGTTTATATCACCGAAAAACCATGCCTTCTTTTAGACACAGGCGGACTCGACAAATCAACAGAACTCTTTGAAAATGTCCACACGATGTCGATGGAAGCTGCCAAAATAGCCAACATCATCGTGATGGTGGTCGATGGTAAAATGCGCCCCAGTGATGAAGAGAAAAAGATCTTTTACGCCCTTCAAGCACGCAAAAAACCGATCGCTTTGGTTATCAATAAAATCGACAACGACAAAGAGATGGAGCGTGCGTGGGAGTTTGATGAATTTGGAGCCGAATTTGTCTTCCCCATCTCCGTTTCACACAACCGTGGCGTAAGCGCTCTTTTGGAGTGGATCGGCGAGCTTCTTCCTGAGGTTGAAGGCGCTACACCACTTCCAATTGAAGAAGAGGACGAGAGCGAAGAAGACGCATTAGACGATGAAGATGAATACTGGGACAATGAGGGTGTTGTTGACGATGAAGAAGAGCCCTTACTCGAAGAAATCAAAGAAGAGGTCGAAACCAATCAAATCAATATTGCGATCATCGGACGTGTCAATGTCGGTAAAAGCTCCCTTCTGAACGCACTGGTTGGTAAACAACGCGCCGTCGTCAGCAGTGTAGCAGGAACAACGATTGACCCTGTGGATGAGAGCATCGAGTATGAAGATAAAATCCTCAACTTTGTCGATACCGCAGGACTTCGAAGACGTGGAAAGATCGAGGGCATTGAAAAATTCGCCCTGATGCGCACCAAAGAGATGCTGGAGCGTGCGAACATTGCCCTGCTTGTTTTAGACACGAGTGAGCCTTTTTTAGAGCTCGATGAGCGTATCGCAGGACTGGTGGAAGAGAACCATTTGGCATGTATCATCGTCTTAAATAAATGGGACAATCCACTCGCTGATTTTGAAAAAATCACCGCAGAGGTCAGAGATCGCTTTAAGTTTCTCTCTTACGCGCCACTGATCACCGTTTCTGCGAAGAGCAAGCAAAGAGTCGCAAAAATCAAAGATATGATTTTATCGGTCTATGCGAATTATTCACAGCATATTCCAACACGTCAGCTCAACGAGATCATTAAAAATGCTACTATTAAGCATCAGATCCCCAGCGATCACTCTAAAATCGTTAAAATTTACTTTGCAACCCAATACCTCACCAAACCGCCTCGCATCGCTTTGGTTATGA from Sulfurospirillum multivorans DSM 12446 carries:
- a CDS encoding mechanosensitive ion channel family protein is translated as MNLQPFLEYTLLGLPVAHITIALAIFLFALLFKNILAAIILKPFKTIAKRTKTTTDDKLILVAEEPLKFSIILVGAYIATLWLPFSNFDRVVDLLIKSFITFMIFWILYRIVDSFSNIFNFFSSKFGKELSEDIQHFMIKTMRALIIVLGIMAVLQEWGINVSAFVASLGLGGLAFALAAKDTVANLFGSLVIFTDRPFKVGDWIETPAVEGMIEEIGIRSTKIRTFAQALVSMPNATLANTPITNWSRMGKRRVKTRLGLTYNTSVEQMQMILKEIKAMLKKHPDIHQETILVSFDEFDNSALSIFLYFFTKTTVWLEYLHVREDVNFKIMEIVARNGAQFAFPSQTLYVESLPK
- the der gene encoding ribosome biogenesis GTPase Der, which codes for MKKIAIIGLPNVGKSSLFNRIAKQRIAITSDFSGTTRDIKSHQVYITEKPCLLLDTGGLDKSTELFENVHTMSMEAAKIANIIVMVVDGKMRPSDEEKKIFYALQARKKPIALVINKIDNDKEMERAWEFDEFGAEFVFPISVSHNRGVSALLEWIGELLPEVEGATPLPIEEEDESEEDALDDEDEYWDNEGVVDDEEEPLLEEIKEEVETNQINIAIIGRVNVGKSSLLNALVGKQRAVVSSVAGTTIDPVDESIEYEDKILNFVDTAGLRRRGKIEGIEKFALMRTKEMLERANIALLVLDTSEPFLELDERIAGLVEENHLACIIVLNKWDNPLADFEKITAEVRDRFKFLSYAPLITVSAKSKQRVAKIKDMILSVYANYSQHIPTRQLNEIIKNATIKHQIPSDHSKIVKIYFATQYLTKPPRIALVMNKPRSLHFSYKRYLANKLRENFNLEGSPILLYPRAKGERDNEQEENGAES